The following coding sequences lie in one Oncorhynchus kisutch isolate 150728-3 linkage group LG17, Okis_V2, whole genome shotgun sequence genomic window:
- the LOC109908473 gene encoding negative elongation factor E-like, whose product MVVFPSSLTEEEESLQKKYAKLKKKKKALLALKKQQSSTSQTNQSGLKRTLSDQPVLDTATATEQAKMLIKSGAISAIKSENKNSGFKRSRTLEIKLKDPEKVPGPVAFQPFQRSMSTDEELSEAGKRAHRKSLYESFVTPGDRAARDEEEGGGGGLSTSRDMERERDRGDREMDRERDRDRERDRGSGDRGRDREPRDRERDRSQDGDRERGGDRESRERDGPFRRSDSYPERRGVRKGNTVYVYGTGLVEDNLRSAFSQQGTIIDLSMDSPRNCAFITFEKMESADQAVAELNGSTVGDVTIKVSIARKQPMLEAATGKSVWATLAVQNSAKGSYRDKRNQVVYSEDFL is encoded by the exons ATGGTGGTGTTCCCAAGCTctttgacagaggaagaggaaTCTCTGCAGAAGAAATATGCCAAACTCAAGAAAAAG AAAAAGGCACTGCTGGCTTTGAAGAAGCAGCAGAGTTCAACCAGCCAGACCAATCAGAGTGGATTGAAGCGAA CTTTGTCAGACCAGCCGGTGCTAGATACAGCAACAGCTACAGAGCAGGCAAAGATGCTTATCAAGTCTGGAGCCATCAGCGCCATCAAGTCAGAGAACAAGAACTCTGGCTTCAAGCGCTCTAGAACGCTAGAGATCAAGCTCAAG GATCCAGAGAAAGTCCCAGGCCCTGTGGCTTTCCAACCATTCCAAAGGAGCATGTCCACTGATGAGGAACTTTCTGAG GCTGGCAAAAGAGCCCACAGAAAATCTTTGTACGAGAG CTTCGTCACTCCAGGTGACCGGGCGGCTcgtgatgaggaggagggaggcggTGGCGGCCTTTCCACCAGCAGAgacatggagcgagagagagacagaggagatcgagagatggacagagagagagaccgggacagagagagagaccggggcaGCGGCGACCGGGGCAGGGACAGAGAGCCGCGAGACCGCGAGAGAGACAGGAGCCAGGATGGAGACcgggaaaggggaggagacagagagtcaCGTGAGCGAGACGGACCATTCAGAC gATCAGACTCGTACCCAGAGCGGAGGGGGGTGAGGAAGGGGAACACAGTGTACGTGTATGGAACTGGCCTTGTGGAGGACAACCTGCGTTCAGCCTTCTCCCAACAGGGCACCATCATTGACCTGTCCATGGATTCCCCACGGAA CTGTGCATTTATCACCTTTGAGAAGATGGAGTCTGCAGACCAAGCTGTAGCGGAG TTGAATGGAAGCACGGTGGGAGACGTCACCATCAAAGTCAGCATCGCCAGGAAGCAGCCCATGCTGGAGGCAGCCACCGGCAAATCTGTTTGGGCCACTCTGG CTGTGCAGAACAGTGCCAAAGGTTCCTACAGAGACAAGAGAAACCAGGTTGTGTACAGTGAGGATTTCCTATGA